A section of the Methanococcoides sp. LMO-2 genome encodes:
- the radA gene encoding DNA repair and recombination protein RadA translates to MSEVLLEDLDHVGPATAQKLKDAGFNTVEAIAVASPAELANSAEIGESTAAKIINAARQAADIGGFETGDTVLERRKLVGKLTTGCEEFDEMMGGGIESQSITEMYGEFGCGKTQVAHQLAVNVQLPPEQGGLGGSVVIIDTENTFRPERIEQMVRGLSEKHGIEYDPEEFLKNIHVARAYNSNHQILLVESASELANELKDSEMPVKLLIVDSLTAHFRAEYIGRGTLADRQQKLNKHLHDIQRFGDLFNACVIVTNQVMSKPDAFFGDPTKPIGGHILGHTATFRLYIRKSKGDKRIVKLVDSPNLPDGEAIMSITTEGLGDA, encoded by the coding sequence ATGAGTGAAGTTTTATTGGAAGATCTTGATCATGTGGGGCCGGCTACGGCGCAGAAACTTAAGGACGCCGGATTCAACACGGTCGAAGCTATTGCTGTGGCATCCCCTGCGGAGCTTGCCAACAGTGCGGAGATAGGGGAATCAACTGCTGCAAAGATCATCAATGCGGCCAGGCAGGCTGCGGACATCGGCGGCTTCGAGACCGGGGACACTGTGCTTGAGCGCAGAAAGCTTGTGGGCAAGCTGACCACCGGCTGTGAGGAGTTCGACGAGATGATGGGCGGTGGCATTGAGAGCCAGTCCATCACAGAGATGTACGGCGAGTTCGGCTGTGGTAAGACCCAGGTGGCCCATCAGCTGGCTGTGAACGTGCAGCTGCCTCCTGAGCAGGGCGGACTTGGTGGTTCTGTGGTCATCATCGATACCGAGAACACCTTCAGGCCTGAGAGGATCGAGCAGATGGTCAGGGGTCTTTCCGAGAAACACGGCATAGAGTATGATCCCGAGGAGTTCCTGAAGAACATCCACGTGGCACGTGCCTATAATTCCAATCACCAGATACTTCTTGTGGAATCTGCTTCCGAGCTTGCCAACGAGCTCAAGGACTCCGAGATGCCTGTAAAGCTGCTGATCGTGGACTCCCTCACCGCTCATTTCAGGGCGGAGTACATAGGCAGGGGAACACTTGCCGACAGGCAGCAGAAGCTCAACAAGCACCTTCATGACATCCAGCGCTTCGGTGACCTTTTCAACGCCTGTGTGATCGTAACCAACCAGGTTATGTCCAAGCCGGATGCCTTCTTCGGTGACCCCACCAAGCCTATAGGAGGGCACATTCTGGGTCACACTGCAACCTTCAGGCTGTACATCAGGAAGTCCAAGGGTGACAAGAGGATCGTCAAGCTGGTGGACTCACCCAACCTCCCGGACGGCGAGGCTATCATGTCCATCACCACGGAAGGTCTCGGGGATGCATGA
- a CDS encoding PRC-barrel domain-containing protein, with protein MAKVFAKNLSNKQVMATDGTELGVLNNIVMDGKTGELEDLIVKPDIGLDTSKYQKDGQYIIVPFESVSAIKDYIVVDKTMARGLPFDRD; from the coding sequence ATGGCAAAAGTGTTTGCAAAGAACCTGTCCAACAAACAGGTAATGGCTACTGACGGAACCGAACTTGGCGTATTGAACAACATCGTAATGGACGGAAAGACCGGAGAACTGGAAGACCTTATCGTAAAGCCCGATATCGGTCTTGACACTTCCAAGTACCAGAAGGACGGACAGTACATCATTGTACCTTTCGAGTCAGTAAGCGCGATCAAGGACTACATCGTGGTGGACAAGACCATGGCAAGGGGCCTTCCATTCGATCGTGACTAA
- the nikR gene encoding nickel-responsive transcriptional regulator NikR, which translates to MEQELMRIGVSLPDNLLTKFDSIIERRGYSSRSEGIRDSIRNYINQYEWMSDIRGRRVGTITIIYDHTKRGLSNAIADIQHDYSELIKSSVHIHLDHDNCLEVVIFDGEGEEVKEMDERLMALKGVKYVKLNTAPPAEKI; encoded by the coding sequence ATGGAACAAGAACTTATGAGAATTGGCGTGTCCCTCCCGGACAATCTCCTGACCAAATTTGATTCAATAATAGAACGCAGAGGATACTCATCCCGTTCAGAAGGTATCAGGGATTCCATCAGGAACTACATAAACCAGTATGAATGGATGAGCGATATCAGAGGTCGTCGTGTTGGTACCATCACTATAATCTATGACCACACAAAAAGAGGACTTTCAAACGCCATTGCAGACATACAGCACGATTATTCAGAACTTATCAAGTCATCCGTCCACATACACCTTGACCATGACAACTGCCTCGAAGTAGTGATATTCGATGGAGAAGGAGAGGAAGTAAAGGAAATGGATGAAAGGCTCATGGCACTAAAAGGCGTCAAATACGTAAAGCTCAATACAGCACCACCGGCAGAAAAGATCTGA
- the purC gene encoding phosphoribosylaminoimidazolesuccinocarboxamide synthase yields MKTEELYSGKAKTIYKTDNPDEFIAEFRDSLTAFDGKKKSEAAKKGYYNAQISRKIFEMLEEEGIKTHYLGMVSDTEMLVKKVEIVLIEVIPRNIAAGSITRKYPIEEGTVFKEPVLVFDYKSDEYADPMINDDIAVAMGIATREEIDYIRSMAFKINEILKSYFESKGFLLPDFKLEFGRADGEILLADEISCDTCRFWDVETGESMDKDIFRFDKGDLSKAYEEVARRLVPEIFEE; encoded by the coding sequence ATGAAAACGGAAGAACTTTACTCAGGCAAGGCCAAGACCATATACAAGACCGACAATCCTGACGAATTTATTGCAGAGTTCAGGGACAGTCTCACTGCTTTTGACGGAAAGAAGAAGAGTGAGGCAGCAAAGAAAGGTTACTACAATGCCCAGATCTCAAGAAAGATCTTCGAGATGCTTGAGGAAGAAGGTATCAAGACTCACTACCTGGGTATGGTATCTGATACCGAGATGCTCGTGAAGAAAGTGGAGATCGTCCTCATTGAAGTAATTCCAAGGAATATCGCAGCAGGATCCATCACACGCAAGTATCCGATAGAAGAAGGTACCGTTTTCAAGGAACCGGTCCTTGTCTTTGATTACAAGAGCGATGAGTACGCCGATCCGATGATCAACGATGACATTGCAGTTGCAATGGGCATTGCCACCCGCGAGGAGATCGATTACATACGCAGTATGGCATTCAAGATCAACGAGATCCTCAAGAGCTACTTCGAGAGCAAGGGATTCCTGCTTCCTGACTTCAAGCTGGAGTTCGGAAGGGCAGATGGTGAGATCTTACTTGCAGACGAGATCTCATGTGATACCTGCAGGTTCTGGGATGTCGAGACCGGAGAGTCCATGGACAAGGACATATTCAGGTTCGATAAGGGTGACCTCTCAAAGGCATATGAAGAAGTCGCACGCCGTCTCGTACCCGAGATCTTTGAGGAGTAA
- a CDS encoding GNAT family N-acetyltransferase: MPSTKIRPLEEKDFPELADLLNEGLEIDPEVWIRRFDMWWTSNPWMDESIPYGWVVENGNSGIVGFMGNIPVKYQINGKDGIAAAGTSLYVRPTVRGFTSLQLVRAFEKQKNINLLLNTTANETASVIFKKFGFTEHDVPYNNLEYWHIRDFGEIYNLYTRTSIKSDRIQLLAKIPLIPIKLASPVVRWIKDKTTFKSPPDHYECSLCMDCDESFTELWENNRKNNTTTICRDVETLRWLYFSDAIAEKRNVIRCIDTRNDKLVGYFVVDVPCTETDIKIMHLKDAYIPLFEEGIVQSLVEFSINLAKSNNAAAMAFWATDQKMDDVLKKRVMIKRKHKHAYLYNFINEDDESELKEQKHEFIPSPIDPDRGIL, from the coding sequence ATGCCATCAACAAAGATACGTCCACTTGAGGAAAAGGACTTTCCGGAACTGGCAGATCTCCTGAACGAAGGACTGGAGATCGATCCTGAGGTATGGATACGTCGTTTCGACATGTGGTGGACCAGCAATCCCTGGATGGATGAATCAATCCCTTATGGATGGGTCGTTGAAAACGGTAACTCGGGAATTGTTGGATTTATGGGGAACATCCCTGTTAAGTACCAGATCAATGGCAAAGATGGCATTGCTGCAGCCGGCACTTCATTATATGTACGACCTACAGTGAGAGGATTTACAAGTCTTCAGCTTGTACGTGCATTTGAAAAACAGAAAAATATCAATCTCCTGCTCAACACCACGGCAAATGAGACAGCATCAGTAATATTCAAGAAATTCGGATTTACCGAACACGATGTTCCGTATAACAACCTGGAATACTGGCATATCCGGGATTTCGGCGAAATATATAACCTGTACACACGTACGAGCATCAAATCTGACAGGATACAGCTTTTAGCAAAGATCCCCCTGATTCCCATAAAGCTGGCCTCACCGGTTGTCCGCTGGATCAAGGACAAAACAACGTTTAAATCACCACCGGATCATTACGAATGCTCCCTGTGCATGGATTGTGATGAATCGTTCACTGAATTGTGGGAGAACAACAGGAAAAACAACACAACGACCATATGCAGGGATGTAGAGACACTCAGGTGGCTCTACTTTTCAGATGCCATCGCTGAGAAAAGGAATGTGATCAGGTGCATCGATACCCGAAATGACAAACTAGTAGGGTACTTCGTAGTTGATGTCCCATGTACTGAGACAGATATCAAGATCATGCACCTCAAAGATGCCTACATACCACTTTTCGAGGAAGGCATAGTCCAGTCACTTGTTGAGTTCTCAATTAATTTGGCAAAAAGTAATAATGCTGCTGCAATGGCATTCTGGGCTACCGACCAGAAAATGGATGACGTGCTGAAAAAACGAGTCATGATCAAAAGAAAGCACAAACATGCATACCTGTATAATTTTATCAACGAGGATGATGAATCTGAGCTGAAAGAACAGAAGCATGAGTTCATTCCTTCACCCATTGATCCTGATAGAGGAATCCTTTGA
- a CDS encoding GDP-mannose 4,6-dehydratase — MQRILITGGLGQVGSYLVDHLHEKNEVVVLDNHTSTTREGVPENVTLINGDIRDDVSDLVKDTDVVIHTAAQISVARSMQEPLFDAQNNVFGTLNLLEAARKADLERFVYFSSAAVYGNPVEVPISEEHPQDPLSPYGTSKLSGEKYCLMYNRAYGLPTTCIRPFNIYSPRQDPSNPYSGVISKFMERVRNDLNPIAFGDGEQTRDFISVHDIVDMVELVIKKEEAVGEVFNAATGRSTTINELAEIIIELFDKDLDVDHREPLAGDIRHSLADISKAREIGFVPKIELKQGLEEFLNV, encoded by the coding sequence ATGCAGAGGATCCTCATAACCGGCGGTTTGGGTCAGGTTGGCAGTTATCTCGTTGACCACCTTCATGAAAAGAACGAAGTTGTTGTCCTGGATAACCATACATCCACTACAAGGGAAGGTGTACCTGAAAACGTGACCTTGATAAATGGCGATATTCGGGATGACGTTTCAGATCTTGTGAAGGATACAGATGTTGTAATACACACCGCTGCCCAGATCAGCGTTGCAAGGTCCATGCAGGAACCCCTTTTTGATGCACAGAACAATGTGTTCGGCACACTTAACCTGCTAGAAGCAGCAAGGAAAGCAGACCTTGAGAGATTCGTCTATTTCAGCTCGGCTGCAGTGTACGGGAACCCCGTGGAAGTGCCGATCAGTGAGGAGCACCCACAGGATCCACTTTCGCCATACGGGACCAGCAAATTGTCAGGAGAGAAATACTGCCTGATGTACAACCGGGCATACGGATTACCCACTACATGCATCAGGCCGTTCAATATATACAGCCCCAGACAGGACCCTTCAAACCCCTATTCCGGGGTTATCTCAAAGTTCATGGAGAGGGTACGAAATGACCTGAACCCGATAGCCTTTGGTGACGGAGAGCAGACAAGGGACTTCATTTCGGTTCATGATATCGTGGATATGGTGGAACTGGTCATTAAAAAGGAGGAAGCTGTGGGAGAAGTGTTCAATGCTGCGACGGGCAGGAGCACCACCATTAACGAGCTTGCCGAGATCATTATAGAACTATTTGATAAGGACCTTGACGTGGATCACAGGGAACCCCTGGCAGGAGATATCCGGCACAGTCTTGCGGATATTTCAAAGGCCAGGGAAATTGGTTTTGTACCAAAGATAGAGCTTAAACAGGGACTTGAAGAGTTTTTGAACGTATGA
- a CDS encoding polysaccharide deacetylase family protein, translating to MLRKLPFVLLRLTGISFLFREVLQKNKVSIILFHDINPYIIEKYLKTLIPKYNIISLQDYINAREAETVNQLPPKSLIITLDDGHKSNYDLKPLLERYKVPATIFLCSGIVDTNRHFWWKHETSGEYGREHLKRVSNQEKLEILKQFGFEVTKEFEDRQALLKSEIENMQDMVDFQSHTVFHPILPMCTDEEADWEIAQSKKDLEEKYGFDIYSLSYPNGDYSERDIELAKKAGYTCGITIEPGFNSGNTDLFRLKRAPIRDGADINELLVKASGVWWYLRKMVGR from the coding sequence GTGCTTAGAAAATTGCCATTCGTTTTGTTGAGGTTAACAGGGATATCATTTCTCTTCAGAGAAGTCCTGCAAAAAAATAAGGTTTCGATAATTCTATTCCACGACATAAATCCTTACATAATAGAAAAGTATCTGAAAACGCTGATACCCAAATACAATATAATCTCCCTTCAGGATTACATCAACGCAAGGGAGGCGGAAACTGTTAATCAGCTGCCACCAAAATCATTGATCATAACACTGGATGATGGGCATAAAAGTAACTACGACCTCAAACCCCTCCTAGAGAGATACAAAGTGCCGGCTACCATTTTTCTCTGCAGCGGCATCGTGGATACCAATCGGCACTTCTGGTGGAAACATGAGACCAGCGGAGAGTATGGCAGGGAACATCTGAAGAGAGTCTCCAATCAGGAAAAACTTGAGATCCTGAAACAATTCGGGTTCGAGGTAACAAAAGAGTTCGAGGACAGACAGGCACTATTAAAGAGCGAGATCGAGAATATGCAGGATATGGTAGACTTCCAGTCCCACACAGTGTTCCACCCCATCCTACCCATGTGTACCGACGAGGAAGCAGACTGGGAGATCGCGCAGTCAAAAAAGGACCTTGAAGAGAAATACGGATTCGACATATACTCATTGTCCTATCCGAACGGGGACTACTCTGAGAGGGATATCGAACTAGCTAAAAAGGCCGGATATACTTGCGGGATTACCATTGAACCGGGATTCAATTCCGGGAATACGGACCTTTTCAGACTAAAACGTGCACCCATAAGGGATGGTGCTGATATCAACGAACTGCTGGTCAAAGCAAGTGGAGTATGGTGGTATCTCAGGAAAATGGTGGGACGGTGA
- a CDS encoding NAD(P)/FAD-dependent oxidoreductase, with translation MVKYDVIVVGAGISGLLTALTLSKHGKKVLVLEKMHDVGGNCNSYTVDGYQVDTGPHAITHLAEGPLRRLMDNYFDYQPVFENYGQYYVRTEDRFLKVPSTIKDFVTFDVFPRLDRLAITQSITKALTLSSFGVDLSKQSVYESLPANLSKETYEFADAISYFLSGRSMHETSTQRVLAGSSFVRDSVTQEQFEEFIKEEKVPRPESILQSVLPSNLHTSLHSRINNVSSLGRLATNKVHISQGYPRKGLKSLLNALLYSLPSSVEIKTGCNVERILTKDGKACGVEADDLYECDLVVYTGFASSLGQLVDDLPTSYGEILDGIVHSKSLTVWLGLDRIMDEFNYMGSEIWFKDTPYWAMPISNYDASLAPKDRQLVGFAFFLDENEDEGKGIKNAYETIYSAIPSIQDHVEMNHDQILVPEKAAVTLDGKFADIRSPVKNLYIAGTDTDKRSMGVTRAAYSVIELLKVLNEDGNLH, from the coding sequence ATAGTGAAATATGATGTTATTGTGGTCGGGGCCGGCATTAGCGGGCTTCTGACCGCACTTACCTTATCCAAGCACGGCAAGAAGGTGCTGGTGCTTGAAAAGATGCATGATGTGGGGGGCAATTGCAACAGTTATACTGTGGATGGCTATCAGGTGGACACCGGTCCTCATGCTATCACCCATCTTGCAGAAGGCCCTCTCAGGCGCTTGATGGATAACTATTTTGATTACCAGCCGGTCTTTGAGAACTATGGGCAGTATTATGTAAGGACCGAGGATCGTTTCTTGAAGGTCCCGTCCACCATCAAGGACTTTGTTACCTTTGATGTGTTCCCGAGACTTGACCGTCTTGCCATAACACAGTCCATCACAAAGGCTCTCACACTTTCCTCCTTTGGTGTTGACCTTTCAAAGCAGTCTGTCTATGAATCCCTGCCTGCGAACCTGTCAAAGGAGACCTATGAGTTCGCGGATGCGATATCCTATTTCCTGTCTGGTCGCTCCATGCATGAGACCTCTACCCAGAGGGTGCTTGCAGGCAGCAGTTTTGTCAGGGACAGCGTAACCCAGGAGCAGTTCGAGGAGTTCATAAAAGAGGAGAAGGTGCCACGCCCGGAGTCTATTCTCCAGTCTGTGCTGCCTTCGAACCTGCACACATCCCTTCACTCGAGGATCAATAACGTTTCCAGTCTTGGAAGGCTTGCCACCAATAAGGTGCACATCTCTCAGGGCTATCCTCGCAAGGGCTTAAAATCATTGCTCAATGCTCTCCTTTATTCTCTTCCTTCATCCGTGGAGATCAAGACCGGTTGCAATGTGGAACGCATACTCACAAAGGACGGGAAGGCATGCGGTGTGGAAGCGGATGACCTCTATGAGTGTGATCTTGTGGTCTACACCGGTTTTGCATCATCCCTGGGGCAGCTTGTGGATGACCTTCCAACATCATACGGGGAAATTCTGGATGGTATCGTTCACAGCAAAAGCCTAACTGTCTGGCTGGGTCTTGACAGGATCATGGATGAGTTCAACTACATGGGTTCTGAGATCTGGTTCAAGGACACGCCTTACTGGGCCATGCCTATCAGCAACTATGATGCATCACTTGCTCCCAAGGACAGGCAGCTTGTTGGGTTTGCTTTCTTCCTTGATGAGAACGAGGATGAGGGCAAAGGAATAAAGAATGCGTATGAGACCATCTATAGCGCCATTCCTTCCATACAGGACCATGTGGAAATGAACCACGACCAGATACTTGTGCCTGAGAAGGCAGCTGTGACCCTTGATGGTAAATTTGCAGATATCCGTTCCCCGGTTAAAAACCTGTATATTGCAGGAACGGATACAGATAAGCGTAGCATGGGTGTGACCCGGGCTGCTTACTCTGTAATTGAATTGTTAAAAGTGTTGAACGAGGACGGTAATCTGCACTGA
- a CDS encoding phosphoglycolate phosphatase, protein MVFKALVVDIDGTITNHDRSLDLRVAKRFRELRVPVVLSTGNPLCYVHAAAKLIGLGGIVIAENGGVISTGFDKPSIIADGMEKCEEAYELLSNYFDLEKLDAAYRKTEVVLRRGMDISQLRQIVEDNGMKVEIIDTGYAVHIKDGNINKGTGLHTVAELMGIDTKEFLAIGDSCNDAEMMREAGLGIAVGNADDDARQAASMVTKASFGEGALEAIEYALSNGLLE, encoded by the coding sequence ATGGTCTTCAAAGCCCTTGTAGTTGATATTGACGGAACTATAACCAATCATGACAGGTCACTGGACCTCCGGGTCGCGAAGAGATTCCGCGAACTCCGGGTTCCGGTGGTCCTTTCCACAGGCAACCCTCTCTGTTACGTTCACGCTGCTGCAAAGCTCATCGGGCTTGGCGGTATCGTGATCGCGGAGAACGGCGGGGTTATCTCGACCGGTTTTGACAAGCCTTCCATCATAGCCGATGGCATGGAAAAATGCGAGGAAGCGTACGAACTGCTATCCAACTATTTTGATCTTGAGAAACTGGATGCTGCATACCGCAAGACCGAGGTCGTGCTCCGCAGGGGCATGGACATCTCACAGCTTCGTCAGATTGTTGAGGACAACGGCATGAAAGTGGAGATCATCGACACCGGCTATGCTGTCCACATCAAGGATGGGAATATCAACAAGGGCACAGGGCTTCACACAGTGGCAGAACTAATGGGTATCGACACAAAAGAGTTTCTGGCCATCGGGGATTCCTGCAACGATGCTGAGATGATGCGTGAGGCAGGCCTAGGCATAGCTGTGGGTAATGCCGATGATGATGCCAGACAGGCGGCATCCATGGTAACGAAAGCCTCATTTGGAGAAGGTGCGCTGGAGGCCATTGAATATGCGCTTTCCAATGGCCTTCTGGAATAA
- a CDS encoding phosphopantetheine adenylyltransferase, translating to MGRTAVGGTFEYLHDGHKQLIKKAFEAAGDDIVDIGLTSNGMAGEKNRDIPDYPTRKANLTDFLKEIGIPENHYHIQMLNSPYGNTLEEDYEYIVVSPETYHVALKINELRKADGKAEIKIIRIEYVMADDDIPISSTRIVHGEIDVHGHLKGLYS from the coding sequence ATGGGAAGAACAGCGGTCGGAGGAACCTTCGAGTACCTTCACGACGGACACAAACAATTGATAAAGAAGGCCTTCGAAGCAGCCGGAGACGACATAGTGGACATCGGCCTCACATCCAACGGCATGGCCGGAGAAAAGAACCGCGATATACCCGACTATCCCACCCGCAAGGCCAATCTTACCGATTTTCTAAAAGAGATTGGCATCCCCGAAAACCACTATCATATCCAGATGCTCAACTCTCCCTACGGAAACACCCTCGAAGAAGACTATGAATACATCGTCGTCTCCCCCGAGACCTACCACGTAGCCCTGAAGATCAACGAGCTCAGAAAGGCTGACGGAAAGGCCGAGATAAAGATAATCAGGATAGAATACGTCATGGCCGATGATGACATCCCTATTTCTTCCACCCGTATTGTACACGGGGAGATCGACGTACATGGCCATCTGAAGGGCTTATACAGTTAA
- a CDS encoding CDC48 family AAA ATPase gives MEELQIKVEKAHPIDFGRGIIRLDPSTLLSLQLSPGDIVEIDGKKTTAAKVWRADRQDWGQGIGRIDGFTRQNAGVGIGERVAIRRVEVTPAEKVVLAPPEGITMEFGTNIQAIIKHNILKHPFVAGDVIPITSSMTQPTPGNQAIPLVAIEATPEEGILIITESTEIELRQKPAKGYEDAARGIAYEDIGGLGDEIQRVREMIELPLKHHEIFQRLNIEPPKGVILYGPPGTGKTLIAKAVAGESRANFLYIAGPEIMGRFYGESEERLRKIFEEAAENAPSIIFIDEIDSIAPKRENVTGEVERRVVAQLLTLMDGMEERGQIVVIGATNRVDSIDPALRRPGRFDREIEIGVPDSDDRLEILQIHTRGMPLTEEVDLEYLAEHTQGFVGADLLALVQEASMRSLRRILPEINLDEDEIPDEVLEKLEVNPDDFEDALTEVEPSAMREVLVEVPSIKWDDVGGLDDAKQEIVEAVEWPLKRPDRILEMGIKAPKGILLYGPPGTGKTLMAQAVANESNANFISIKGPQMLSKFVGESEKAIRETFKKARQVSPCIIFFDEIDSIATTRMADSETGRASQQVVNQLLTELDGLEALKEVVVIAATNRPDMIDPALMRSGRFDRLVLVGNSTMEGRESIFNIHTRNIPLDGEVSIPELAAMTEGYVGADIEAVCREAVMLALRENFETESVRKSHFLAAMNKVKPTISEDMAEFYGKMQEKLKGSTHKQETSSYMGYM, from the coding sequence ATGGAAGAACTACAGATCAAAGTGGAAAAAGCACATCCAATCGATTTTGGACGTGGAATCATAAGGCTTGATCCGAGCACTTTACTCAGCTTGCAGCTTTCACCAGGGGATATCGTTGAGATAGATGGAAAGAAAACAACAGCTGCAAAGGTCTGGAGGGCAGACCGACAGGACTGGGGTCAGGGAATTGGTCGAATAGACGGTTTCACCCGACAGAATGCAGGCGTTGGCATAGGAGAGAGGGTAGCTATCAGAAGGGTAGAGGTCACACCTGCAGAAAAGGTCGTGCTCGCACCTCCCGAGGGCATCACAATGGAGTTCGGGACCAACATTCAGGCGATCATCAAACACAATATACTGAAACACCCCTTTGTTGCAGGAGATGTCATCCCTATCACAAGCTCAATGACCCAGCCGACACCAGGCAACCAGGCCATACCTCTTGTTGCCATCGAGGCTACGCCTGAAGAGGGAATACTTATCATTACTGAAAGCACGGAGATCGAACTCCGCCAGAAGCCGGCAAAGGGCTATGAGGACGCTGCACGCGGAATCGCCTATGAGGATATCGGCGGGCTTGGTGACGAGATCCAGAGGGTACGCGAGATGATTGAGCTGCCTCTCAAGCACCATGAGATCTTCCAGAGACTTAATATCGAACCCCCGAAGGGAGTTATACTCTATGGCCCGCCGGGAACAGGTAAGACACTGATCGCAAAGGCGGTTGCCGGGGAATCAAGGGCGAACTTCCTCTACATCGCAGGACCGGAGATCATGGGAAGGTTCTACGGTGAAAGTGAGGAGCGCCTGAGAAAGATATTCGAGGAAGCTGCAGAGAACGCACCTTCCATTATATTCATAGATGAGATCGACTCCATCGCACCAAAGCGCGAGAACGTGACCGGGGAAGTGGAGCGCAGGGTGGTCGCCCAGCTGCTCACATTGATGGACGGCATGGAGGAGAGAGGACAGATCGTGGTCATCGGTGCCACCAACCGTGTGGATTCCATCGATCCCGCACTGCGCCGTCCCGGAAGGTTCGACAGGGAGATCGAGATCGGAGTTCCTGACAGCGACGACCGTCTGGAGATCCTGCAGATCCATACCAGAGGAATGCCTCTAACAGAAGAAGTTGACCTTGAATACCTTGCAGAGCACACCCAGGGATTTGTGGGTGCAGACCTTCTTGCACTGGTACAGGAAGCATCCATGCGCTCCTTAAGGAGGATACTGCCGGAGATCAACCTGGACGAGGACGAGATACCTGACGAGGTACTGGAGAAGCTGGAGGTCAATCCTGATGACTTTGAGGATGCACTGACCGAAGTGGAACCCTCCGCAATGAGAGAGGTGCTTGTAGAGGTACCATCCATCAAATGGGACGATGTGGGAGGTCTTGACGATGCAAAACAGGAGATCGTGGAGGCTGTGGAGTGGCCGCTCAAGCGTCCGGACAGGATCCTGGAAATGGGAATCAAGGCACCAAAGGGAATACTCCTTTATGGCCCGCCGGGAACCGGAAAGACACTGATGGCACAGGCGGTTGCCAACGAGTCCAATGCGAACTTCATCAGTATCAAAGGACCACAGATGCTCTCAAAGTTCGTAGGAGAGTCCGAGAAGGCGATCCGCGAGACCTTCAAGAAGGCAAGGCAGGTCTCACCATGTATCATATTCTTCGATGAAATAGATTCCATTGCGACCACGCGTATGGCTGACAGCGAGACAGGAAGGGCATCCCAACAGGTGGTCAACCAGCTGCTGACCGAACTGGACGGACTTGAGGCCCTGAAGGAAGTGGTGGTCATTGCAGCCACCAACCGGCCGGACATGATCGACCCTGCACTGATGCGCTCAGGAAGGTTCGACAGGCTGGTGCTTGTGGGCAATTCCACAATGGAAGGGAGGGAGAGCATTTTCAACATACACACACGCAATATCCCGCTGGACGGCGAGGTCAGCATACCGGAACTTGCGGCTATGACCGAAGGTTATGTGGGCGCGGATATCGAGGCTGTGTGCAGGGAAGCTGTGATGCTTGCACTGCGTGAGAACTTCGAGACCGAGTCTGTGAGAAAGTCCCATTTCCTTGCGGCAATGAACAAGGTCAAGCCTACTATCTCAGAGGATATGGCCGAATTCTATGGAAAGATGCAGGAGAAGCTCAAGGGCAGCACCCATAAACAAGAAACAAGTTCTTATATGGGATACATGTAA